From one Candidatus Methanoplasma termitum genomic stretch:
- a CDS encoding cobalamin B12-binding domain-containing protein, translated as MSGKEKIIADLKKAVETWDFKLAESATKAAIEAKIDPKVIVQDGLGKGMETIGERFDKAEIYLPQVVAASKAMEKGLAILAPLMTAGNNVMKGTIIMGTVQGDIHEIGKNVCCAMLRGAGYKVYDLGPDVSPEAFMEAGAEHGAQVLGGSALMTTTMIVQGEMVKAVKEAKAAFKVIIGGAPVTQKWCDEIKADGYSENGAEIVELVNKLMAKMKG; from the coding sequence ATGAGTGGAAAAGAAAAAATAATAGCAGACCTCAAAAAGGCCGTCGAAACGTGGGATTTTAAACTTGCTGAGAGTGCCACAAAAGCGGCAATCGAGGCCAAGATCGATCCCAAAGTGATAGTACAGGACGGTCTTGGAAAAGGAATGGAAACGATCGGTGAGCGTTTCGACAAAGCAGAGATCTATCTCCCGCAGGTAGTTGCGGCTTCGAAAGCAATGGAAAAGGGGCTTGCAATACTCGCACCGCTCATGACCGCCGGTAACAATGTGATGAAGGGTACCATAATAATGGGGACCGTTCAGGGGGATATCCACGAGATTGGCAAAAACGTTTGTTGCGCAATGCTCCGTGGGGCCGGTTACAAGGTCTATGATCTGGGACCCGATGTATCGCCGGAGGCGTTCATGGAAGCAGGCGCAGAACACGGTGCACAGGTGCTCGGCGGTTCGGCGCTTATGACAACGACCATGATTGTACAGGGCGAAATGGTCAAAGCGGTGAAAGAAGCAAAAGCGGCTTTCAAGGTGATCATCGGTGGCGCACCGGTTACACAAAAGTGGTGCGACGAGATAAAAGCCGACGGATACTCTGAGAACGGTGCCGAGATCGTTGAGCTCGTGAACAAACTAATGGCAAAAATGAAGGGGTGA
- a CDS encoding ammonium transporter gives MKMYVKTVVALAAFLMVAVISFVLFLSGDSSASSGYTTTGDTGLENFKFVKNIMIWFMLMLVAFLMLFIKKYEWGVALAVLLSAAGSFVVYLAIKQFLFGVSIEEAWNQDLMLMGVICAITVVIAIGCFLGKLKMWQYFVAGILFAPVFLIVEWFLFGIGLEHEGLLHMVFGFNASDAGGSMLVHMCAAYFGLGVAIALREKRAFNEPMYTTTHSVSFVWLASMLLWVLWPSFVTALLPADQVFWGMMVCYLAGIGSIISAWIVCTAIQKKVNPLIYTYAMLAGPVAIGAPLLMIGPWAALVIGLIAGVISALSFIYLHPRLTKAIGALDVMGVHNLHGVAGWFGAIVAVIAIPLYGIDGADSLTNLVGAIGVFAISIALGIVIGFVLKLTRGKFPDEHMFSDDADFIKSEKPAE, from the coding sequence ATGAAAATGTATGTAAAGACTGTGGTGGCTCTGGCGGCCTTCCTGATGGTAGCAGTCATTTCTTTTGTACTGTTCTTATCCGGCGATTCTTCTGCTTCGTCGGGTTATACTACCACCGGCGATACCGGCCTGGAGAACTTCAAGTTTGTAAAGAATATAATGATCTGGTTCATGTTGATGCTGGTCGCATTCTTGATGCTCTTCATTAAGAAATATGAGTGGGGAGTCGCACTTGCGGTGCTTCTGTCCGCAGCCGGCAGCTTTGTTGTCTACTTGGCAATAAAGCAGTTCCTGTTCGGAGTGTCCATAGAGGAAGCTTGGAATCAGGATCTGATGCTGATGGGCGTGATATGCGCGATCACTGTGGTCATTGCGATAGGATGCTTCCTCGGAAAACTGAAGATGTGGCAATACTTCGTTGCAGGTATTTTGTTCGCACCGGTGTTCCTGATAGTTGAATGGTTCCTGTTCGGCATAGGCCTGGAACACGAAGGCTTGCTCCACATGGTTTTCGGATTCAATGCTTCGGATGCCGGAGGATCGATGCTGGTCCACATGTGTGCGGCATACTTCGGCCTTGGTGTAGCAATAGCACTGAGAGAAAAGAGAGCGTTCAACGAACCCATGTATACGACGACGCACAGCGTATCGTTCGTATGGCTGGCATCAATGCTGCTGTGGGTCCTCTGGCCGTCTTTCGTTACCGCACTGCTGCCCGCAGACCAGGTGTTCTGGGGAATGATGGTGTGCTACCTTGCCGGAATCGGATCGATAATAAGCGCATGGATAGTGTGCACCGCGATACAGAAGAAGGTCAACCCGCTGATATACACATATGCGATGCTTGCCGGTCCGGTCGCGATCGGTGCGCCTTTGCTGATGATCGGTCCGTGGGCGGCACTCGTAATCGGTCTGATCGCAGGAGTGATCTCGGCACTGAGTTTCATATACCTGCATCCGAGGCTTACAAAGGCGATCGGCGCGTTGGATGTCATGGGCGTACACAACCTGCACGGAGTGGCAGGATGGTTCGGTGCGATCGTGGCAGTAATAGCAATACCGCTGTACGGAATCGATGGTGCTGACTCTCTGACGAATCTCGTCGGTGCGATAGGCGTATTCGCCATTTCGATAGCACTTGGTATCGTGATAGGGTTCGTACTCAAGCTCACCCGCGGAAAGTTCCCCGATGAGCACATGTTCAGCGATGATGCCGACTTTATCAAGAGCGAAAAACCAGCCGAATAA